In Streptomyces sp. NBC_00414, a single window of DNA contains:
- a CDS encoding AfsR/SARP family transcriptional regulator, with the protein MDIWLLGPLTAEVRGRSIVPTAAKPRQILALLAIHANRVLPVGTLMEEIWGSEPPQSALATLHTYILQLRRQLTAAYGADAGVSAKDVLVTQYGGYCWQAPTDAVDVPRYERLVAAGRVATGEDRQEKASAYFREALALWRGSALVDVRIGPVLSIEVARLEESRLGVLERCLEADLRLGRHAELLSELIELTGRHPLHEGLHAQCMTALYRAGRSWQALDVYQRLRRRLAEELGLSPSPRLQRLQQAVLSAEPWLDVPGCGEDAMLHRMTG; encoded by the coding sequence ATGGACATATGGTTGCTTGGACCGCTGACGGCCGAGGTACGGGGCCGGTCGATCGTGCCGACGGCGGCGAAACCACGCCAAATTCTGGCCCTGCTGGCGATCCACGCCAACCGCGTCCTGCCCGTCGGGACGCTGATGGAGGAGATCTGGGGCAGCGAGCCGCCGCAGAGCGCGCTGGCCACCCTGCACACGTACATCCTGCAACTGCGCCGTCAGCTCACCGCGGCCTACGGCGCCGACGCGGGAGTGTCCGCCAAGGACGTCCTCGTCACCCAGTACGGCGGCTACTGCTGGCAGGCGCCGACGGACGCCGTGGACGTACCGCGCTACGAGCGGCTGGTCGCCGCGGGGCGGGTCGCCACCGGCGAGGACCGGCAGGAGAAGGCGTCGGCGTACTTCCGTGAGGCGCTCGCGCTGTGGCGCGGATCCGCGCTGGTCGACGTGCGGATAGGACCGGTGCTGAGTATCGAGGTGGCCCGGCTGGAGGAGAGCAGGCTCGGCGTGCTGGAGCGGTGTCTTGAGGCGGATCTCAGGCTGGGACGCCACGCGGAACTGCTGTCCGAACTGATCGAGCTCACCGGCCGCCATCCGCTGCACGAGGGGCTGCACGCCCAGTGCATGACGGCGCTGTACCGGGCCGGCCGCTCCTGGCAGGCACTGGACGTCTACCAGCGGCTGCGCCGCCGGCTGGCGGAGGAGCTGGGACTCTCGCCCTCCCCGCGCCTGCAGCGTCTGCAGCAGGCGGTGCTCTCCGCGGAGCCGTGGCTGGACGTGCCCGGGTGCGGGGAGGACGCGATGCTCCACCGGATGACCGGCTGA
- a CDS encoding Gfo/Idh/MocA family protein, protein MPEDTPRPELRMGVLGCADIAVRRILPALVEHGSVRLVAVASRDGARAERLAARFGCAAVTGYRALLDRDDIDAVYVPLPPGMHHEWVAEALTAGKHVLVEKPLSTTYEQSAELVATAARLDLALTENFMFLHHSQHAAVRDLARGEIGELRVFSSSFGVPPPHPSSFRHDARLGGGALLDVGVYPLRAAQLHLAGELDVLGACLRVDEATGVDVAGSALLSTATGVTAQLDFGFQHSYRSAYALWGSRGRISVPRAFTPPRGHRPVVRLEQQDRITELTLAADHQVGNALDAFAAAALSGTGRAALGEALLRQALLVEQVRKAARVVGV, encoded by the coding sequence ATGCCCGAGGACACTCCGCGACCCGAACTCCGCATGGGGGTGCTGGGCTGTGCCGACATCGCGGTGCGCCGGATCCTGCCTGCGCTCGTGGAGCACGGGTCGGTGCGGCTGGTGGCTGTGGCGAGCCGGGACGGGGCGCGCGCCGAACGGCTCGCGGCCCGTTTCGGGTGCGCGGCGGTGACCGGCTACCGGGCGCTCCTCGACCGGGACGACATCGACGCGGTCTATGTGCCGCTGCCCCCGGGCATGCACCACGAATGGGTCGCCGAGGCGCTCACCGCGGGCAAGCACGTCCTGGTGGAGAAGCCGCTCAGCACCACGTACGAGCAGAGCGCGGAACTGGTGGCGACGGCCGCCCGGCTGGACCTGGCGCTCACCGAGAACTTCATGTTCCTGCACCACTCGCAGCACGCGGCGGTACGGGACCTGGCCCGCGGCGAGATCGGCGAACTGCGGGTGTTCTCCAGCTCCTTCGGGGTGCCGCCGCCCCACCCGTCGTCCTTCCGGCACGACGCGCGGCTCGGCGGCGGCGCCCTGCTGGACGTCGGTGTCTATCCGCTGCGCGCCGCCCAGCTCCACCTCGCCGGGGAACTCGACGTCCTCGGCGCCTGTCTGCGCGTCGACGAGGCCACCGGAGTCGACGTGGCCGGCAGCGCGCTGCTCTCCACGGCGACCGGGGTGACCGCCCAGCTCGACTTCGGCTTCCAGCACTCCTACCGGTCGGCGTACGCCCTGTGGGGCAGCCGGGGCAGGATCAGCGTGCCACGGGCCTTCACCCCGCCCCGCGGGCACCGCCCGGTGGTGCGCCTCGAACAGCAGGACAGGATCACCGAGTTGACGCTGGCGGCCGACCACCAGGTGGGCAACGCGCTCGACGCGTTCGCGGCGGCGGCCCTGTCGGGCACCGGGCGGGCGGCGCTGGGCGAGGCACTGCTGCGGCAGGCGCTCCTGGTCGAGCAGGTGCGCAAGGCGGCGCGGGTCGTCGGCGTCTGA
- the rfbB gene encoding dTDP-glucose 4,6-dehydratase, giving the protein MRVLITGGAGFIGSHYVRSLLSGGLPGPRPSRVTVVDLLTYAGSTDNLPLDDPRLDFRRVDIRDLDALLEVFPGHDAVVHFAAETHVDRSLTGPAEFVRTNVLGTQALLEASLRCGVGTFVHVSTDEVYGSIAEGTWTEEEPLLPNSPYAASKAGSDLVARSYWRTHGLDVRTTRCANNYGPRQHPEKLIPLFVTELLAGRTVPLYGDGGNVREWLHVDDHCRAVHAVLTGGRAGEIYNIGGGTHLTNREMTGKLLELCGADWSRVRQVTDRKGHDLRYAVDDSKIRDELGYRPLRSLDDGLREVVDWYRDRLTRMPVPAERV; this is encoded by the coding sequence ATGCGTGTCCTGATCACCGGCGGCGCCGGTTTCATCGGATCCCACTACGTGCGCTCCCTGCTGTCCGGCGGTCTGCCGGGCCCCCGGCCGAGCCGGGTGACCGTCGTCGACCTGCTCACGTACGCGGGGAGCACGGACAACCTCCCGCTGGACGACCCGCGGCTGGACTTCCGCCGGGTCGACATCCGTGACCTCGACGCGCTCCTGGAGGTGTTCCCCGGGCACGACGCGGTGGTGCACTTCGCGGCCGAGACCCATGTCGACCGTTCCCTGACGGGGCCCGCGGAGTTCGTCCGCACCAATGTGCTGGGCACCCAGGCGCTGCTGGAGGCGAGCCTGCGCTGCGGGGTGGGCACCTTCGTGCACGTCTCGACGGACGAGGTCTACGGGTCCATCGCCGAGGGCACCTGGACGGAGGAGGAGCCGCTGCTGCCCAACTCGCCCTACGCGGCGTCGAAGGCGGGCAGCGACCTCGTCGCCCGGTCCTACTGGCGCACCCACGGGCTCGACGTGCGCACCACCCGGTGCGCCAACAACTACGGCCCGCGCCAGCACCCTGAGAAGCTCATCCCGCTGTTCGTCACCGAGCTGCTGGCCGGGCGGACCGTGCCGCTGTACGGGGACGGCGGCAACGTCCGCGAATGGCTGCACGTCGACGACCACTGCCGGGCCGTCCACGCGGTGCTGACCGGCGGTCGGGCCGGCGAGATCTACAACATCGGCGGCGGTACGCATCTGACGAACCGTGAGATGACGGGCAAGCTGCTGGAGCTGTGCGGTGCGGACTGGTCGCGGGTGCGGCAGGTGACCGACCGCAAGGGCCACGACCTGCGGTACGCGGTGGACGACTCGAAGATCCGTGACGAGCTCGGCTACCGGCCGCTGCGGTCGCTGGACGACGGCCTGCGCGAGGTCGTCGACTGGTACCGCGACCGGCTGACGCGGATGCCCGTGCCGGCCGAGCGGGTCTGA
- the rfbH gene encoding lipopolysaccharide biosynthesis protein RfbH, translating into MTSDTKALVLEQVREYHRQQQPGNFVPGVTPILSSGAVLDEEDRVSLVEAALDLRIAAGSYSRRFESKFARHIGVRKAHLVNSGSSANLLALSALTSPRLGEKRLLPGDEVITVAGGFPTTVNPIFQNGLVPVFVDLELGTYNTTAERVRAAISDRTRAIMIAHTLGNPYEVAEIQQLATEHELFLIEDNCDAVGSTYRGRMTGTFGDLATVSFYPAHHITTGEGGCVLTRNLELARIVESFRDWGRDCWCEPGEDNTCLKRFDYQLGNLPKGYDHKYIFSHIGYNLKATDLQGALALSQLKKLPEFGEARRRNWQRLRDGLADVPGLLLPTATPGSDPSWFGFVLTVLPDATYTRRDLIAFLEERRIGTRRLFGGNLTRHPAYLGTPHRVAGDLRNSDIITEQSFWIGVYPGITEEMTDYMRESVVEFVTKNG; encoded by the coding sequence ATGACGTCGGACACCAAGGCCCTGGTCCTGGAGCAGGTTCGCGAGTACCACCGGCAGCAGCAGCCCGGGAACTTCGTACCGGGAGTGACACCGATCCTCTCCTCGGGGGCGGTCCTGGACGAGGAGGACCGGGTCTCTCTGGTGGAGGCGGCCCTGGATCTGCGGATCGCGGCCGGGTCGTACTCCCGGCGTTTCGAGAGCAAGTTCGCCCGTCACATCGGGGTGCGCAAGGCGCATCTGGTGAACTCGGGTTCCTCGGCGAACCTGCTGGCGCTCTCGGCGCTGACCTCTCCCCGGCTCGGTGAGAAAAGACTGCTTCCGGGCGACGAGGTGATCACGGTGGCCGGCGGGTTCCCCACGACGGTGAACCCGATCTTCCAGAACGGTCTCGTGCCCGTGTTCGTGGACCTCGAACTCGGCACGTACAACACGACGGCGGAACGCGTCAGGGCGGCGATCTCGGACCGGACCCGGGCCATCATGATCGCGCACACCCTGGGCAACCCGTACGAGGTGGCGGAGATCCAGCAACTGGCCACCGAGCACGAGCTGTTCCTGATCGAGGACAACTGCGACGCGGTGGGCTCGACCTACCGGGGGCGTATGACGGGCACCTTCGGGGATCTGGCCACCGTCAGCTTCTACCCCGCCCACCACATCACGACGGGTGAGGGCGGCTGCGTCCTGACCAGGAACCTCGAACTGGCCCGGATCGTCGAGTCGTTCCGCGACTGGGGCCGGGACTGCTGGTGCGAGCCGGGCGAGGACAACACCTGCCTCAAGCGGTTCGACTACCAGCTGGGCAACCTCCCCAAGGGGTACGACCACAAGTACATCTTCTCGCACATCGGCTACAACCTGAAGGCGACCGACCTCCAGGGGGCCCTGGCGCTCAGCCAGTTGAAGAAGCTCCCGGAGTTCGGCGAGGCCCGGCGGCGCAACTGGCAGCGGCTGCGCGACGGCCTCGCGGACGTCCCCGGTCTGCTGCTGCCCACCGCGACCCCCGGCTCCGACCCGAGCTGGTTCGGCTTCGTCCTCACCGTGCTGCCCGACGCCACCTACACCCGCCGCGACCTGATCGCCTTCCTGGAGGAGCGGCGCATCGGCACGCGACGGCTGTTCGGCGGCAACCTCACCCGGCACCCGGCGTATCTCGGCACCCCGCACCGGGTGGCCGGAGACCTCCGCAACTCCGACATCATCACCGAGCAGAGCTTCTGGATCGGGGTGTACCCGGGCATCACCGAGGAGATGACCGACTACATGCGGGAGTCCGTCGTCGAGTTCGTCACCAAGAACGGCTGA